A part of Thalassophryne amazonica chromosome 3, fThaAma1.1, whole genome shotgun sequence genomic DNA contains:
- the snai1a gene encoding snail family zinc finger 1a, whose amino-acid sequence MPRSFLVKKYFAKQKPNYSELECQNDTSPERYPLAELPSGDNSTSTCFATGLLWDLSVLPALYLSTSQTQASAAPGPLDLSSPCSLSSSASSSGEEDEGRTSDPPSPEPALTYAPRQRMKCTGVLAHTSPPEEDERETPVTAARPAFLCKHCPKEYTSLGALKMHIRSHTLPCVCTTCGKAFSRPWLLRGHIRTHTGERPFSCPHCNRAFADRSNLRAHLQTHAEVKKYQCSVCSRTFSRMSLLQKHSSSGCCSATV is encoded by the exons ATGCCTCGATCTTTCTTGGTCAAAAAGTATTTTGCCAAACAAAAGCCAAACTACAGTGAACTGGAATGTCAGAATG ACACGTCACCGGAGAGGTATCCTCTGGCTGAGCTCCCATCAGGAGACAACTCCACGTCCACCTGCTTCGCCACAGGTCTGCTGTGGGACCTGAGTGTCTTGCCAGCCCTCTACCTGTCCACCTCCCAAACACAAGCCTCCGCGGCTCCGGGCCCGCTGGACCTCAGTTCCCCCTGCAGCCTCAGCAGCAGCGCCAGCAGCAGCGGGGAGGAGGACGAAGGGCGCACCTCGGACCCCCCCAGCCCGGAACCCGCACTCACGTACGCACCCCGCCAGCGAATGAAATGCACTGGCGTGTTGGCGCACACCAGTCCCCCGGAGGAGGACGAGAGGGAGACCCCGGTCACTGCGGCCAGGCCGGCCTTCCTCTGCAAACACTGTCCCAAAGAGTACACCAGTCTTGGGGCTCTGAAGATGCACATCCGGTCGCACACGTTGCCGTGCGTATGTACCACGTGTGGAAAGGCCTTCTCCCGGCCCTGGCTGCTGCGAGGCCACATCCGCACACACACAG GTGAGCGCCCGTTCTCCTGTCCACACTGCAACCGGGCCTTTGCTGACCGCTCCAACCTGCGTGCTCACCTGCAGACCCACGCCGAGGTGAAGAAGTACCAGTGCAGCGTCTGCTCGCGGACCTTCAGCCGCATGTCGTTGCTGCAGAAACACAGCTCCTCAGGGTGCTGCTCGGCCACAGTTTGA